The segment TATAATGTAATCTATTAGTTTGTTATTAAAATCGCTCTTGAGAAAatgtaatgaaaaaataatgttgattaaaattaattttaaaaagcgtTTAAATTCGAAGGTAGATCAAACTTACCCTAAACatggattatatatatattagacaTTGAAATCTACCCTGGTTAAATTATACCCAGTTATCTATATATAATACCTAGTACTCTGGATTATGAGTTTGACActcaatttgtttaaaaacaatatttgtgtgagatctcacatcgattggaggaaaacgaagcataacttgcaagggtgtggaaacctctccatagcagacgaattttaaaatcgtgaggttgacgacaatacgtaacgggccaaaacggacaatatctaccaatagtggacttgaactgttacaaatgatattagagttagacattaGGCGGTGCACCAACGACGCTAGACCTttgagggggtggattgtgtgaTCCCATGTCAGATGGagagagaacgaaatattccttataatttgaaaactctccctagtagatatgttttaaaactgtgaggttgacgatgatacataacaTGCTAAAATTgaccatatttaaaattttatcggTTTATACGAACAAACCTGAACGCATACAAAAAGTGAATTTGGGAATCATATATGGTTCAcacatttgtttaaatttatttcataaacaaattctaaataaagttaaaaaaaggaaaaaaaaaatcaatttaaccattaattattaaagtataaaaataattgaatcgaaacgggtcgggtcgggtcgagAAACCCGAGCGACATGTATATCCAGTCCTGGTGGAGAAGGGGGAGCCACGTCGCGGAGcgtgcaaaaataaaatatcacgTGTTGGGATCTGTCTCGACGCTGGCAATGACACGTAAGAAGGTAAGAAGTATACCACAGGATCTTAGCGTACACCCTCCACCACCGAATCATATTCGACCcttttcataatcataattcATAAGCGATTCTCAATACCAACAATTTTtactctctcttcttcttctgcacACACACTTCGTCTCTCGCTCTCCCTCCcctcctctcttcttctctcgtGATCTCCATCTCCACCTCGATCGGGACCTTTAGGGTTTTGGtcgatttttgtttctttatttgatCCTTTCTGTCTCCTTCTCTACCAATTCATTCGATCTGTCTCCTTTCCGATCAATTCTCTTCCATAATGCCGTCCGTTTATGGAGATCGTTTGACTACCTTTGAAGACTCTGAGAAGGAAAGCGAGTATGGATATGTCCGCAAGGTATGTCTCAACTTCTCGATCTGTTTACCTTCAGTTCTTCTTTGTCAATTCTGACTGTTTCGATTGTTTTCTCAATTGTATTACATGGAATCAATCAGCTTAACTTCATTTTATATGCGTTCTCCCTTTACTTCAGATGCCGAtcgttgttttttctttttagctaCTCCACATCCTGTCTCGATGTGATTTCGATTGAATTGTAGCAGATGTAGATTGTTCAGATTCGTTTGAGCTTCCATTGATGGATCcgggttttgtttgtttgtttgtttttaaatcTGAAATTAGTTTTACTGAGTTATCGTTGAGtgatttcattatttttgtgGAATATTGCAAGGTGAATATTACCGGGTTCGTGTCCCCATTTTCTGGTTCTACAAGTTGGTTTGTTTGTCGTTCTCTTTGGTATTATTAATGCTTGTCcatttcaaaaagaaataaattatgatcTGATCATGGCCGTTCTAGTTAGTCCTATGCTTGTGGATGCATCAAGTTTCAttcctttattttgttttcatttatataattttaaattttttgtttatattcttatttcaatttaacGAATGCTCATATTTTTCTCGGTTATGAATCTCTCGTGTCATTCCCAGGTATCTGGACCAGTCGTCGTGGCAGATGGAATGGGAGGTGCAGCCATGTATGAATTGGTTCGTGTTGGTCATGATAATTTGATTGGTGAAATCATTAGATTAGAAGGAGATTCTGCCACAATTCAGGGTGCGTTACATTAGCCTAGGGTTATTATCTCTACTAAGTTGATCTccctttttaatttgttttaaatgtcCCTTGTCACACTTTCTTCCTACTTGCTTACTCTTATATGTTAAGAAGATGTCGGAAGATCATCCCTCAATTTCATCGTTTCATGCTTCTTGCATTATATTACTCATGTTAAATGTTTTAATCCTCGGTAAATTGATTGGACTTTCctattttgaagtttacgaGGAAACTGCTGGGTTGATGGTGAATGACCCTGTTTTACGTACTCATAAAGTAAGCATTCCTTCTTTTAGTTATTCTATTTATCCTTTCATTTATTGAATCTTTATGTATTAACGGAGTGTGAATTATCAGCCTCTGTCAGTGGAGTTAGGGCCTGGAATACTGGGAAATATATTTGATGGCATTCAGGTTTGTGTCACTTCACATCATGTTGTGTTTCAGATTTTGACTATCCATTTattcttgatttcttcatttaacttaaattttgaGGAAGTAGAGGCCATTGAAAACAATTGCAAAGAGATCAGGAGATGTCTACATTCCTCGTGGTGTTGCTGTCCCGGCACTTGACAAAGACATACTTTGGGATTTTCAACCCAAAAAACTAGGTATATTATAACCATACAATTTGTTTTATGCAGATGTGTTTGATTATATTTGTCAGATTGCGATAATTTTATATctcacaaaaaggaaaaaaattcaGGTGAGGGCGACTTATTAACAGGTGGAGACTTATATGCTGTAAGTTTCTGCTATTTTTGTTCACCAAAATCCTTTGAAATGACATTGTTTTTGGTTGATCATAAGATCTAACatggataattttttattcagaCTGTCTTCGAGAATAGTCTAATGGAGCATCGCATTGCACTTCCTCCTGATTCTATGGGGAAAATTACCTATATTGCACCACCTGGTCAATATTCATTGAAGGTTCCgagtcttttcttttctttttttcccgtCATTTTTGTTATCTGTTCATTATAGATGCTTGCTTCTTATCTAAAAGTTTCTTCTTTACAGGATACTGTTTTAGAGCTTGAGTTTCAAGGAGTTAAAAAGCAATTTACCATGCTTCAGGTTTCAAAATAATGTCTTATTTACGATTCCTTCACATGTTTATGATTCAATAGGTTCTTATGTTTGTACGTGTGTCTTGTCTATCCATGTGTAGAATTGGCCTGTCCGTACTCCTAGACCAGTTGCATCGAAGCTTGCAGCTGATACCCCTCTTTTGACTGGGCAGGTGAATAAGATAGTTGGTTGCTTTaccattgattttttttcccttgtaGGAACTTCGTATTTCTAATAacttgtatatattttttatatttatgtatttgattttcatgTGCAGCGTGTTCTTGATGCACTCTTCCCTTCTGTTCTTGGTGGAACATGTGCCATTCCAGGAGCATTTGGTTGTGGAAAAACAGTCATTAGTCAAGCTCTCTCTAAAGTAAGttctttgtctttttctgAGGGTTTGACGTGATCTTTTGTGGTGTTAAAATAACTGGTGTTGCTTAACTTTTCATGCAGTACTCAAATTCTGATACTGTGGTGTATGTTGGTTGTGGAGAGAGAGGAAACGAAATGGCTGAAGTTCTTATGGACTTTCCTCAATTGACAATGACACTGCCCGACGGTCGTGAAGAATCTGTCATGAAGCGTACCACTCTTGTGGCTAACACTTCTAATATGCCTGTGGCTGCTCGTGAAGCTTCAATTTATACTGGTAAAACTGtgcttatttttataaaattatttaagattCCTCTTTTCCCATTGAAATCTGCAAGTTAACCACAATGATTGACTCTAATCTACTTGGTGCAATTTTCTCGTTGTCGCCTTATTGTCCTTGGCACTGCTATTGTGACGAACCTTGATATTCATTTTACTATAGAAAAAGTTACTCCATCCATCTTATATGGACTCAATATTGTATTTCCTATATGTTCTTTTGAATTCGTTCTTTGAGATTTGCGGCGGACAAATTTATTGCATTAAGTACATCATGGAATGAATTATATACCCTTACAATTGATATgtacatttgaatttttcgTATGTAATGAtccttttcttattctttcaaGTTTGTAAAGACtggttgagattttttttagattgcaATATCCactatataatttattaatgtgTGCAGGAATTACTTTGGCTGAATACTTCAGAGATATGGGATACAATGTAAGCATGATGGCAGATTCTACATCTCGATGGGCAGAAGCACTACGTGAAATATCTGGACGACTGGTAAATATCTGGAGcttgttttctaattttctcatTGTCTCTTGACATGTACTAGGACACGGAGTTGcttagaaaattatttatttggtgtTTATTTATAAGTTAGACTGATTTGTGTGGTACACTATCtttatctttgtttttctcatCAATTGCCATCTCATCAGTAGCAACTAGAACTTCCTAACTTCCAGCCTTTTTAATCTCAATATTACTTTTACCTAAGTAACATGGACTGAAGTGTGtggtataatttatatatgtacACTCGTTTCTATGATTCTTCGTGCTATAGTATTTGAtcgttaaattaaaatatttaaattgaaattgaactCATGAGATGCCAGTGCACATATAGTAGGAAAGTGTTATGGTATCCTGTTCATTGTCTTATTCTTGTTGgacttttctcatttttcaggcAGAAATGCCAGCAGATAGTGGGTATCCTGCATACCTAGCAGCACGTTTAGCTTCTTTCTATGAGCGTGCTGGTAAAGTGAAATGTCTTGGTGGGCCAGAACGGACTGGTAGTGTTACCATTGTCGGTGCAGTTTCTCCACCTGGAGGAGATTTCTCAGATCCAGTGACATCTGCCACCCTCAGTATTGTCCAGGTGAACGTTTTTCTAGACTATTCTAATTTAGTTCTTTTTATTACATAGGTGTCTCCTAtcgttattttattatctgtGATTATtatagttatttaatttctttgcaGGTTTTCTGGGGTTTAGATAAGAAGCTTGCTCAGAGGAAGCACTTCCCTTCCGTGAACTGGCTAATTTCATACTCAAAATACTCCACTGTATGTTAGCAGAGCTCTCAATATTGTGTTTGCCTTCTTTGTATCTTTCAGACCAGTGCACCGAGTAATGGATCTCTTTACATCTTTGTTTTAGGCGTTGGAATCTTTCTACGAGAAGTTTGATCCAGATTTTATTAACATCAGGACCAAGGCTCGTGAAGTCCTTCAGAGGGAAGATGACCTCAATGAAATTGTCCAAGTATGTCTCCCTCCCTCTTTCACTCCCTCCTCAAGTCACCCGCCCACACAAccttaaagaagaaaaaagtattGATAATAAAAGTAGAAAACTTAGATTTGATGCTGAATTTTATGAATGATCTATATAGTTTTCTGATGACGAGGCTTACAGGGTTGGATAATATTATTCTAGTAAAATTTGTTATCTACAACAAAAATactaagaatatttaaatatggaaCTCTGTCTGATATCTGGATTATGGCAGCTTGTAGGGAAGGATGCCTTGGCCGAAGGAGATAAGATTACCTTAGAGACTGCAAAGCTTTTGAGGGAGGACTATCTTGCTCAGAATGCATTTACTCCGTAAGTTTTAGCTACATCTTTGTTCTGGTCCCTCCACATCACCAATCGATGGTACGTTGAACAACTATTATctagattttattaaaaacatatttgtgTGGGTGTGACAGGTACGATAAATTCTGCCCCTTCTACAAGTCGGTCTGGATGATGCGCAATATCATTCATTTCTACAATTTGGCTAATCAGGTAGTTACTTTTCAAACAGACCATCATTGTTTAAACGTGACGTAGGGGTAAGGCGTGTTCGTAACTTTTATTGGATATTGTTTGCAGGCAGTAGAGAGGGGAGCGGGTATGGATGGGCAAAGGATAACATACACTTTGATTAAGCATCGGTTGGGAGATCTGTTCTACCGCCTGGTGTAAGTAAAAAGAATCTAATATTGTTGATTGATTGTTTGTGAATTTGAATTGCGGGTGGTtgtaataaacaaaaagaaacatatgGGGGAATGTGTTGCAGGTCTCAGAAGTTCGAGGATCCAGCTGAAGGAGAAGAAGCTCTGGTTGAGAAGTTCAAGAAGCTCCATGAAGATCTGACAAATGGGTTCCGTGCTCTGGAGGATGAAACTCGATAGATTGATTGTTGATGTAATGGAAGGTTTGGCGAGGTCTTCTGGTGTTTTccttctttaatttttgtagCATATTCTGATGTATTATGTTTTTGGTGTTTGGGTCGTTGCTGCGGTCGCTCCTTTCCTTTTGGGTTAGCCATTATTTAATGatgtgtaattttttttttcctccccCTTCAAGTTTCCGGGTTCTTCGTATTTTGAGGGTTCAGACCTGAGATATTCTTATAATATATCTGTGCAAtaagatggatggatggatggatggatggatggatggatccAAGTTTGTATTTGGTGGTGttgcctttcttttttatgttttagtttATGAGTAGTGtgtgtttccttttttttatgtttgtaCCCACAAATGGAAGTGAAAATGATTCTCTTTTGTCTCATTTTTATATTGAGactaaaaaaacatgataGAAATGGTAGTATATCATGTATTCAAAGGAAGGGCATAAAGGTGTGATTTTCTGCCCCCATCAATGACCTAACCAGTTTTTGGTtatgaaattatgaaattaatatatgaGGGGGTTTGGTATGCTATGCTACACTAAAactaatctaataataatGCCCTAATAATGTTGAATAAAAGCATTCTATCAATGTTGGTCTCTCTCATCCcactcaaaaaaatttcaaaccaaaaGTTCATCTAATTCAGTTGATGGAGTTTTTTAGACCCTAAacccaactctctattttcaagATGGGTTCGGATTGAGTTTATTGAGTTGATCCTCTTTCATTCcactcaaaaaaatttcaccCAAAAGTTTATCGGATTGAGTTGAGCGAATTTTTTAGACCCCTAAACCCGACTCTCTGAGTTGAGCGAGTTTTTTAGACCCCTAAACCCGACTCTCTATTTTCAaggttgggttcgggttgagtTGAGGGAGTTTTCTAGACCCTAAATCTACTCTCTATGAGTTAAGGGAGTTTTTTAGACCCTAAATCTACTCTCTGAGTTGAGGGAGTTTTTTAGACCCTAAATCTACTCTCTATTCTCTAAGTTGGGTTGTAAGTGGTTAAAAATTTAGGTTGgatagatgaaaaaaaaaaaatctctaagttatttatttatattatttttaattttttacaaaaaatgtCATCCCACACCAGCATTCTTATTTATGTCTTTCTTATTGACATTCTCTCTTACCAAGCTCTCGTACTCACCAGGGTTGAGGAGACCGTCCGTGAGCTAATTGGGCTTCCAGATTGTGTGTACGCGAAAAGAGTTTGCTTTCGACTTTCTACCTCAGCGTTTTATGTCCGATTCGATCTCTTTCATTGGAGTACATTAATGCCAAAGGAGTCCTCGGAATGAGAGGGTATGATGACGGAATGAGAGGGTATGATGACGGAATGAGAGGGTATGATGATTTCAGGCTATTCAAATGGGTATCTAAGTCCCACTAGTGTGGATAATTTATCCCAAAATTTGTTACTTAATCACAGTTTTATTGCAGATAAATAATTgtcttattttaataattatatttccttaaattctttttaactctatttatttgtttccaatttgttatattttgaaataataaaacataataataataaatcgaCATTCTTATGGATTGGTGAAAACAAAACCCAGTTTTCGCTCTGTTTCACAATCCAATCCATCCATGGACACCGGTTTCAGCCCCAAACGTTCCTCCGACGCCATTTCCGACCCCAACCTCTCCGCCGCCCGCTCTGTCCGCCCAAGACAGTTACCACCGGCGACATTAGGGTTTAACTCTACCTCCAGAGATTCTCCTGTTCTTAAACCCTCGTCTCCCTCCGAAACCGTCTTTCGCCTTCTTTGCCCAGCTTCCAAGGCCGCCTCCATTCTTCGCCATCTCTGCGATATTCCCGGCGCTAGGATCCATATCGATGATCCTCTTCCTTCTTGCGACGAGTGCGTCATTGTCATTCTCACCGGCTCCCCATCCAAACCGGTGCTCACTAATCCAGGAAATGATAGGGAATTCCGTGAGCACGATAACAGTCGCAACGTCCCTAGTGATGCGGTTGCTGGAGATTTGGACGAGCGGTCGCAAGCGCAGCAGGCGCTGCTTCGAACTTTTGAGAGTATGGTTAGGATGAacgaggatagtggagaaaaCCAAGACATTCAGAAGAAAAATGCAGATTCTGCTCCAAGCGAAAGGATTAGCGGTGGAGAAACTGACGGATCGGTGGTCTGCAGGCTGCTGGCGCCTAGTCATCAGGTAGGCCGCGTGCTTGGTAGAGGCGGAAAAAACGTAGAGAAGATCAGACAGGAGAGTACGGCTCATGTGAAAATTTTCCCCAAGGATCAAATCCCCGCGTGTGCGTCGCCACGGGACGAGTTAATTCAAGTAATTCACATTGATTTCTTCGGCACTCGAAATCAAAATTCCCATTTCTTACAAtcttttcaatcattttttcaACGTGTTTTGCAGATATCAGGAAGGTTTCCGGCGGTGAAGAAGGCCCTTTCTTCTATTTCCGCCTGTCTTCAGGACGCCCCGAGGGTGGACTCGAGCAATTCCTCCACCACAAAACCATTAGGGCCTCCGTCCCAAGCAAGTAGTATGCCGGCACTAGACGAAGAACCTTCTCCTAAGAGGAGATATGCTAGCCATCATAATGCAGATCATCGCTCAAGGGGTTATTCTTCCATACCAGGACACGAAAATGCTGGAGCTGGTCCAAGGCCGGCTATGGAAGAGGAGGTAGTGTTTAGATTATTGTGCCAACCCGACAAAGTTGGAAGTCTAATTGGGAAAGGTGGCACCATAGTACGAGCGTTGCAAAATGAAACGGGTGCATCTATAAAGATTGTTGATACCCCTGACTTGGATGAACGCGTGGTTATGATATCTGCACGAGAGGTATGATCTTGTTGAAGCTTCAATTTCCTTTGTGATCGATGGTGTTTTTGCCCGTGAAACTCATTTACctattccattttattttgggtCGTATGAGAAAAGATCAAGACATTGCAGTTATGGGGATTTGCATGGAATCCTCTTCCTTCTGATCAGCGTGTTCTTACCAATTTCTTCTACAGATCAAGTTATCTGCAAAATCAATGTTTCTTTTAGGAACAAGGAGAGAGGTTGGGTTTGGCAATTGAAAGCCTTACTTCAGTGAAGTAAAGGTATTCCTTAATGTTCTAAACCAAGATCTTAGAACTTGTTTGAGTTAATAGAATACTTTCCTTAGCTTACTCCCATAATTAGGTCTGTCTTGGTCTCTATATCCTTTGGTTGTTTTAGGGGAACAACATATGGActagaaggaaaagaacaGGATATCCCACCAATACTTTCGAGCAATCgagctttcattgagaaaaatggaagaacgTATAAGgacatacaaaaaaataaacccacaaaaaaaaaaaaaaaaaaaaaaaaaaaaaaaaaaaaNcaaaaaaaaaaaaaaaaaaaaaaaaaaaaaagtccaaacACTGATTTAAGAAATGGACTCCAGTTTTTCTCAAGCtgttttttggttctttgtaAATTTTCATACTTTCTCAGTGAAAGCTCAACTCctctatttaaataatttgctCAGAAGATTGGGAAGTTAAAAGTAGGATTTTTGGGAGTAATGGAGTAGTGTGATGTAGTTAGAATAGAGAAAAAGAGTAagatagaagaagaaatggagttCTGGTTCTTCTGGAAGTAAAATTATTAGTTCAAGCAATTTTTTGGGTTGATCTGTCGATCGATGcttgttctgtttttctcCTTTAGGTTTCTTTTAGGGCCTGCggttttatttcttctttagaTTTCTCAAAGGGTGGCCTAAATTTTCTGCTCGAAAGGGGAGTTTTCCTTGTGGAAAACTATCTGTCTCAAATTATTGACTTTACTTTTAGACCGTAGGCACTTGATGTTAGAtctcacctcggttggagaggagaattgGGGGcggattgttagatcccacatcggttggagaggggaacgaagcattctttataagggtgtggaaatctccccgtagtagacgcgttttaaaatcgtgaggctgatgacgatacgtaacgggccaaagcggacaatatctgcttatGATGGACTTCGAATGTTACCTATGAATAAGTGAAATTTGTGAATCTGATGAAGGCAAGGAAAATACGTACAGCCAAAGGTTTTGAACATGCACATTGGAACAAGCCCTAGAAAACTTAAATTGGAGATTTTCCTTCTAGAGTTGTTGGAAGTCCATTGATCAAATGGACAATGGTTTCTAAGGCATTCCACCTATGCCCATCAGGCACAATTTGAGCTAATAGGTTGAACTGAATTCCTCCTCTCAACTGCTTTCTCAAGTCTTTCTGTCATGCTCTAATGCAGGAGGACAAGGATCACGAACTAATATATAAAATGGTtccaattcaaaagaaaaagactgAAGCTCATAAGTACAAAAAGACCGAGTGACCGACGCCCATAAGGAGGTGTTCGTTAAGCCGAGCCATCTCCCAAACGTACTCATCTGATCTCTCCATTCCTCTTAAGTTTCTATTATTCCTCTCAATCTAAATTTTCCATGCAAAGAAGCTAGCCTACCATGCAACTGTACTCTTCTCCTTGGAGGGAGAACTCAAAATCACCTCCTAAACCTTAAACCCTATTGATTAGAAATGTGGTGAAAATCTTAGTTTTTCCCTTGATTGACTTGCACATACTTGTacatttattttgaatctATTTTGAATGTGGAAATTGAAATGCATAAAGGCTTAgtttctcatttattattgTCAGAGGATGGAGCTCTTAGGATTAGCATTTTTTTCTGTGGATTATTGCTGCTTTTGTAACCCGCACTTACCACTCGAGTTCGTGATCCTCGTCCTCCTGAATTAGAGCACAACAGAATATGGTGACCTAACATCTACGCCAACATGATTATGCCATTAAATCAATTCAGACCTAACATCTATATCGAAGGTTGGCATAATCATGCATTAGTTGTATATATTTCACATAACTCTTTGGATCTTTGAAGCCCTCTTTTCCTTGAATAGGAATCTTGATTCTAGCATTGTATCTAAACAACTGTATTATACTTGTTCAAATTATTCCTTATTGATTTCATCTCAGAGTTTGGAACAAACATATTCTCCTGCACAAGAGGCTGTTATGCGTGTACATGGTCGAATTGCAGAACTTGGGTATGAACCAGGCGCTGCAGTTGTTGCTAGACTACTTGTACATGCACAACAGATAGGCTATTTGGTGGGTAGAGGAGGCcatattattaatgaaatgagAAGAGGGACTGGTACTAGCATTCAGATATTTCCCCGGGAGCAAATTCAAAACAGCGGGCCTGTGAACGACGAAATAGTACAGGTAATTCTTATTACGTGACCGCTTGTTTCCTTGGTACGAACTATTACCTTCCCAAGTTTGCTGTACAACCTTTCTTGCtgataaatatatgattttg is part of the Cucurbita pepo subsp. pepo cultivar mu-cu-16 chromosome LG12, ASM280686v2, whole genome shotgun sequence genome and harbors:
- the LOC111807087 gene encoding V-type proton ATPase catalytic subunit A-like produces the protein MPSVYGDRLTTFEDSEKESEYGYVRKVSGPVVVADGMGGAAMYELVRVGHDNLIGEIIRLEGDSATIQVYEETAGLMVNDPVLRTHKPLSVELGPGILGNIFDGIQRPLKTIAKRSGDVYIPRGVAVPALDKDILWDFQPKKLGEGDLLTGGDLYATVFENSLMEHRIALPPDSMGKITYIAPPGQYSLKDTVLELEFQGVKKQFTMLQNWPVRTPRPVASKLAADTPLLTGQRVLDALFPSVLGGTCAIPGAFGCGKTVISQALSKYSNSDTVVYVGCGERGNEMAEVLMDFPQLTMTLPDGREESVMKRTTLVANTSNMPVAAREASIYTGITLAEYFRDMGYNVSMMADSTSRWAEALREISGRLAEMPADSGYPAYLAARLASFYERAGKVKCLGGPERTGSVTIVGAVSPPGGDFSDPVTSATLSIVQVFWGLDKKLAQRKHFPSVNWLISYSKYSTALESFYEKFDPDFINIRTKAREVLQREDDLNEIVQLVGKDALAEGDKITLETAKLLREDYLAQNAFTPYDKFCPFYKSVWMMRNIIHFYNLANQAVERGAGMDGQRITYTLIKHRLGDLFYRLVSQKFEDPAEGEEALVEKFKKLHEDLTNGFRALEDETR
- the LOC111806543 gene encoding KH domain-containing protein HEN4, producing MDTGFSPKRSSDAISDPNLSAARSVRPRQLPPATLGFNSTSRDSPVLKPSSPSETVFRLLCPASKAASILRHLCDIPGARIHIDDPLPSCDECVIVILTGSPSKPVLTNPGNDREFREHDNSRNVPSDAVAGDLDERSQAQQALLRTFESMVRMNEDSGENQDIQKKNADSAPSERISGGETDGSVVCRLLAPSHQVGRVLGRGGKNVEKIRQESTAHVKIFPKDQIPACASPRDELIQISGRFPAVKKALSSISACLQDAPRVDSSNSSTTKPLGPPSQASSMPALDEEPSPKRRYASHHNADHRSRGYSSIPGHENAGAGPRPAMEEEVVFRLLCQPDKVGSLIGKGGTIVRALQNETGASIKIVDTPDLDERVVMISARESLEQTYSPAQEAVMRVHGRIAELGYEPGAAVVARLLVHAQQIGYLVGRGGHIINEMRRGTGTSIQIFPREQIQNSGPVNDEIVQVIGNLQCVQDALFHITNRLRDTLFPMRPHVPNFNAPSYLSPHPETPPVFRPGNNAHSPGYYPSQAGAQRLPFHSHPLDHQPAYSHGMSFSGNNVDGVPYPHGIDRPGPGSIERPSPRSWTSQASNDIPKGPTTDVGFGMASRNESYSSGGPAHFVGGTSMEMVIPQTLICHIYGENNANIAHVQQISGAMVVVHDAKPGIFDGKVVVSGTPDQIRAAQRLVHAFILCGKTQS